The genome window TGGGACGTGGCGCATCCATGGTGCACTCTAGGGACGGAGGCCGATTACTCAGAGAACTACTGGGCTTTGTTGGATCTCATGTCTAAGGCGAAGGACGTGCCGCCGTGCCAACTCTTGCTGCAGTCGCCCCTGTCACGGTGCTCCAAAGAGGCGTTGGCGTTTGTTGGGGCGTGTTTGGGTTGGGAGCCGGCGTGTCGGCCTTCTGCTGCGGAGTTGCTACAGCACAGCTGGATGCTTTCCCCATAAAGGTCGCAGCGCACAGGTGAATACGCTTCTGTGAGCGACTTCACACCAGTGACTCAGTgagcgaagaaaaggagagaggcgggcaGACTACTTTGGCGCCGACTTTCCCACATGCCTCTTTGATGCCAGCACGCATCTGAGCCGTGCTGGCATCTCGCGCACCCACTGTAGTGCGAAGCGTGtgctcctctcctcaccaTGCCTTGTCTCCCTGGcatgtgtctctctgtgtgtgccccTCGTGACGCCGCTGCCCACGTGCACTTGGACAGCTATGCGCGCTTGGCTTCATGTGCTGTACTGCATCTTTACTCTTTAACTgcaccccccctctttctttcctttcttatCTCTGCCCCATGAGCTTCGATCGGCGCTGGGCTTGGCAACACGCGCGTCCGATGTCCTCAATGTGTGAGCACCAggagtgtgcgcgtgtgcatcgGCCCCAAGAGCGAACACACATGAACCGCATCATCAAGGTTAATGTTGGAGGGCGTTACTTTCAAACCCGCCTCTCCACGCTGCTCCGCTTTCCCGATACATCCTTTGCCAAGATGTTTGAGGGATTGACATCGACGAGCATCGCACCATCCACTCCATCCCCGTCGCCACAGGTTACAGAGAACGAGGATGTGTTTGTGGATGCAAACCCCGATGTGTTTGAGAAGGTGCTGGGGTTTCTACGCACCAACCACATCCAGCTTCCCTTGAATGATGAGGGGCTGCGTGCAGAGCTCGTTCATCACCTGAAGTATTGGGACCTCATGCCGCACGCCTTCCCTGCGTCGGCTGTAGACGGTgctgtggagggggaggaggctcGTCTCATCGAACTCCCCGACGTATGCgtggtgcaggtgtgtgACCACATGCAGCACGACCAAGGCGTGAAGCGCCACGCCATGACTATCACTTACGGCGCTGACGGGTTTCAGCTCCGCAAACTCGCGCAGATGATCCGCCGGGACCTGAATCAGCAGCTCTCCTCCACGTACTGGCAGTGCTACCAAACCAACGAGCGCGCGGCCTTCTTTGCGACCACTAAGGTGGCCAACGGCGCCGCGGACATTCTCACCACCTCCATCACACAGCAAGTTGTCCAGCACACGGAGAGGCTTGGCTACCACTTGGCCACTTCCTATGTGACTCTGAGTCCCGATGTGGTGCATACGAGCGTGCGCATGCTCATCCACAACTTTATCTTCCGACGAGTGCGACTCCctgcgctggaggctgcggatgaagcggcgctgctgggtgACGAGGGGGACGAGGTGGAGACGTACCAGAACTTTGAGCCGCGCCCCGTGGGCCCGCAAAAGGTGCAGTGGGCGGACTCGCCATCGAGGCCGCCGAGGCAGGAAGTCTCCTCCGACCTTTGGAAGTAACCTACCTCTAGGTGTCGATGCGCGCCCACAGTCGCCTATGCAGTTCCCTCACAGTTGATGGCCACTTGTGTGGCTTTATAAAGAAGAAAAGATCAAATCTGAGACGCTTTGCAACCCTCCGCTGGTGAGGCCTGCGTTGGCGAATGCGTCGGCCAATGGCTACGCCTCCTCTTCGACTAGGCGCGTGACCCTCCCTCGTTGAGGCGCATCCCCCATGTCTTCTGGTGTCTTGCTTCCCTCTAATTCATCCGCATctcttcgccctctctcccgtaCGCTCGTGCGATGAAACGCAGCCACGCAGCATACAATCACACGCCGCGCACGTCCTTCATTCGTTTGCTCGCTTTCCACTCGTTTTCTCCTGTTCGGaggcttttttttctcgttgtTAAGTTTGCGCCCACGATTACCGCGGCGTGTCCCCACATTGGGGcgagaagacgacgacgacacagaagagagggcgcaAACGCGCGCCTACACGGCCCTTTCGTATTGGTAGTGCTTTGTTGCTCTACGCGTTTATTGACAAGTGCAGCATCATGTCTTCCAGGGTAGCTGGCTCGTACAAGAAGGCGCACACGCTAGAGGCGCGCCTGCGCGACGCGGAGAAGGTTCGCGAGCGTGCTCCCGATCGCATTCTCGTCATCTGCGAAAAGGCAGAGAACTCCCCCGTACCTGATCTGGATAAGAGTAAGTTTTTGGTACCGCCGGACGCGACCGTTGGTGGTTTCCTCGTGAGcatccgccgccgcatcacCATGGAAGCTGAGAAggcgctctttctctttgtgGGCGACAGTGTGCCGGCCAACAGCACCCTCATGAGCGACCTCTTCAACCGTTACAAGGATGAGGACGGGTTCTTGTACGTCACGTACTCTGGCGAGAACACATACGGTTGACGCTCTAGACTTAGGGTTCTAGAAGGTGCGCCGCacttccctcccttcccgCGAAACACATGCGTGgttgcatgtgtgtgtgtgtgtgtgtgtgggtgtatgtaTCTGCTGTTGCCCGTGAAGGCTGAAGCCCATCCCTGtccctttctcttgcttTGGTCTATTTTGCCTTTCACCCTTCTTGCgtgttttcctcctcttcagccGCCAGTGTGGAAGGAGTTTCTGCTTTAATTTGTattttcgttttctctcgTCTTCGAAGGTACCCACACCTCCGTCAGCAccaaacgcacgcacgcacatgcgcacgcgcgcaggtgtctctctccctgctcCGTTGGTTGTTTTTATTTActcgttttctcttccctttcctctctgtgtgcgttgTGCATATGATGACTGCGCCCTTGCATGCTTATCCCTGCAAGTGCCTTCCTTATCAAGGCGCCAAGATCGCatgagggggggaggggaggggatgagTACATCAATTCCTCCGCTGTAGCAGAGCACTGTGGGCGCAGGTGTAGGCCTCTTCGTGTCTCCACGTGGACGGGTGCAAAGAAGGCGACCCCTACGGAAATGGAAAGGTGGAGGCGATCTCAAGGGCATACCCGCCAAGGGCACGCGGCAATCGGCACCGACAGCAGTGCCGAAGCACGGGTGGAGAAAGCAGTGCCTTGGTAAAGGAAGTAGAGAGGGAGTAGTGCTGGATGAAGCTAAGGCAAAGACTGCAGCTTCATCGTGTCCACTCACCAGGGGTCTCGCGCATCTCttcactctttctctctctctctctctgcgtgtatgCCTGGGCGTCTCTCTGTCGACCATGTTCTTTGACTGTGTGCGCCCATCTCTGCCCCTGCCGTTTCTCATTCCTAATCTTATCAGGTTTTTCTTTTCCAagctgtttctcttctcccatggtgggtgggtgcgcgCCCGCACATACGCGCCGcccgcacccacccacgcccaCCGCCCGCACggccgctctctcgctcgacctttttcttcctcgtttttttttctcttcttcatctTCTCTGTTTCATCGGTGCTGCATTGCTAAAGTGAAGTGAGTGGAAGCGTAACACGGCGAGGGTGGGCCTTGTGCGTTATGTCTgggcccaccaccacctttggagctctcgcgtgtgtgtgtgtgtgtgtgggtgggtggcgctTCTCACTGCGACCACTGCACCCGTCAAAGGGGCCTTTGTGCTTTCCCTGTAGGATGGTGCTGCACCCTctggggaggagaggaacaACAGGGGGGAGGCGCTCCCTCATGCGCAGGACCGATGCCCTGACATTTGCAGCCGaagtctctttctctcttatcatgtgcgtgtctgtggaGGCCACGCCTCAGCTTGCGCGCGTGTTCTCCCTTCCGTCCCTTCACTCTCTCGTTCTCATctgcctcccttttcctcttccttctctctctctgccggATCCACTCAACCTCGGCGTGTGTTCTCATCCACGACGCTCGttcaccatcgccgccgacTCTCTACCTtgatgcccccctcccctcccctcaccacATTCCCTTTTGGACCCCCAATTAAGCCACGCCCGCCCGCACATATGCGGACAGTCAAATTTGACCTCTACgcagaaaaaggagagagcgacgcTGCTTACACGTATCATCTCTCTCATCACTCCAAGATGGGAAGACATacctccccccttccacacccacccacacacacacacagaccaTAATGCGGCGAGTGTCTACCACCAGCTTCAGCATGAAGTTCATGGACTTCCACGCCTAGGCAGAGcggatggaggcggcggcagagatcCTGTCCGTGGGTAAAATGCTCATCTTTTGAGAGGAGAAACGGAAAGTTATTGGACCTCGACGAGAGGCTCATTGTAGCGCCCACCATGAGCATTGGCACCTTCACAGCGCTTCTTCACCAGCGCGTGACGATGGAAGTGGACTAGCCAATTCACTTGTTCATCGGCCACGTTGTGTTGACCACCAATTTCATCTTTATAGGCAATCGCTACAACTTCTACAGGGACGCAGAGGACGACTTTCCGTGTGCGAACTACGCGAATAGGGTGCGACAACCTGTGCCGCAGATTGACCATCACCAAGTCCTCTACACGTATCCTGAGCGCATGatggaggcgaagaaggcgctCTGACTGGAGAAGA of Leishmania braziliensis MHOM/BR/75/M2904 complete genome, chromosome 19 contains these proteins:
- a CDS encoding putative potassium voltage-gated channel; translation: MSFDRRWAWQHARPMSSMCEHQECARVHRPQERTHMNRIIKVNVGGRYFQTRLSTLLRFPDTSFAKMFEGLTSTSIAPSTPSPSPQVTENEDVFVDANPDVFEKVLGFLRTNHIQLPLNDEGLRAELVHHLKYWDLMPHAFPASAVDGAVEGEEARLIELPDVCVVQVCDHMQHDQGVKRHAMTITYGADGFQLRKLAQMIRRDLNQQLSSTYWQCYQTNERAAFFATTKVANGAADILTTSITQQVVQHTERLGYHLATSYVTLSPDVVHTSVRMLIHNFIFRRVRLPALEAADEAALLGDEGDEVETYQNFEPRPVGPQKVQWADSPSRPPRQEVSSDLWK
- the ATG8 gene encoding putative ATG8/AUT7/APG8/PAZ2, with translation MSSRVAGSYKKAHTLEARLRDAEKVRERAPDRILVICEKAENSPVPDLDKSKFLVPPDATVGGFLVSIRRRITMEAEKALFLFVGDSVPANSTLMSDLFNRYKDEDGFLYVTYSGENTYG